In the Malania oleifera isolate guangnan ecotype guangnan chromosome 1, ASM2987363v1, whole genome shotgun sequence genome, one interval contains:
- the LOC131156782 gene encoding probable vacuolar amino acid transporter YPQ1 produces the protein MKGMSKKTMGGSYCVKEKKACVGWVEKYFKDCLCNLKDELSFGFGLISLVCWGVAEIPQIITNFQTKSGHGISLLFLLTWVAGDVFNLVGCLLEPATLPTQFYTALLYTASTVVLVLQCVYYDHFCRLWKRRGQHNHFDDVDGEQREPLKPESNDSSIPIPRRAPHQPSLRGDFYYMSARSLAGSNGTPSSGSYLRTARSGPSALGFERDSSSDDEATPASSDRTDQRFSQPRPIPLPRSAGYGYGAFLATSVNLPQQGKALMDAYAGIRGRRLLHEHEVERNVYGQWLGWLMAAIYMGGRIPQICLNIKRGSVEGLNPLMFIFALIANVTYVGSILVRTMEWEMIKANMPWLLDAIVCVALDLFIILQYIYYKSIQKRIIARPIYHDDYVEANKVVGS, from the exons atgaagggCATGTCGAAGAAGACTATGGGGGGGTCTTACTGTGTGAAGGAGAAGAAGGCGTGCGTGGGGTGGGTTGAGAAGTATTTCAAGGACTGCCTGTGCAATCTCAAGGACGAACTCTCCTTTGGGTTTGGGCTTATAAGTCTGGTCTGTTGGGGAGTCGCCGAAATCCCTCAGATCATCACCAACTTCCAAACAAAGTCCGGCCATGGAATctcccttctttttcttctcaCCTGGGTCGCCGG TGACGTTTTCAACCTAGTGGGTTGCCTTCTGGAGCCAGCCACG CTGCCGACCCAGTTCTATACGGCTCTG CTCTATACGGCAAGCACTGTAGTATTAGTCTTGCAGTGTGTGTACTATGATCATTTCTGTAGATTGTGGAAACGTCGAGGCCAACATAACCATTTTGACGACGTG GATGGAGAACAGAGAGAACCCTTGAAACCAGAGTCAAATGATTCAAGCATTCCTATACCCAGACGAGCTCCACACCAGCCATCTTTGCGTGGAGACTTTTACTACAT GTCAGCAAGATCATTGGCTGGGAGCAATGGGACTCCATCGTCTGGATCTTATCTGAGGACAGCGAGAAGTGGCCCATCGGCGTTGGGATTCGAAAGGGACTCCTCGTCCGACGATGAAGCAACTCCGGCGTCATCCGATCGGACCGATCAGCGCTTTAGCCAGCCTAGGCCAATCCCTCTCCCACGATCG GCTGGTTATGGTTACGGAGCATTTCTAGCAACGTCGGTCAACTTGCCTCAACAGGGCAAAGCCTTGATGGATGCTTATGCGGGAATTAGAGGAAGGAGACTGTTACAT GAACATGAGGTTGAGCGTAATGTATACGGGCAATGGTTAGGATGGTTGATGGCTGCAATATACATGGGCGGTCGAATCCCCCAGATATGCTTGAAT ATTAAGAGAGGCAGCGTGGAG GGCTTGAATCCTCTCATGTTCATTTTTGCACTCATTGCCAATGTTACTTACgtgggaag TATTCTTGTGAGGACAATGGAATGGGAAATGATTAAAGCCAACATGCCATGGTTATTAGATGCAATTGTTTGTGTTGCACTCGACTTATTT ATTATATTGCAGTACATATACTACAAATCTATTCAAAAGAGGATTATAGCTCGTCCAATATACCACGATGACTATGTGGAAGCTAACAAAGTTGTTGGATCTTAA